The following nucleotide sequence is from Streptomyces sp. NBC_00237.
CTGCTTCGCCTCGGCGGCGGTCAGCACCTTCGTGCCGCCTATGTCCGTGGTGCCCGCCGCCTCCATCGGCTTGGTGCGCGTCGCACCCGCCGACCCGACGCCCGGCACCTTGCGTATCTGCTTCCCGAACTCGGGGTTCTGGGAGGTGACGACGATGACGCCGATCTTGTCGTACGAGATGACTATCGTGCCGCCGGCCTTGGCTATCGCCTTCTTGACCGACGCGGCCGTCGACTTGCCGCCCTCGACGTTCACCACGTACGACAGCTTCGGCCCGTCCGCGGCGGGTGCCGCCGCCGGTATCTCCTCAAGAGGCGCGGCGTTGGCCGTCGCCAGCGGCAGAACCCCGAGCGAGGCGGTCAGCGCCAGCCCGACAGGCAGTGCCAGAACACGCGATCGTCTGCTTCTCAGATGAGCCATGGGATCTCCACATCATCCGTGCCGAACGTCCTACCGCAGAAACGCGGTTGGACGGGTACATGACCAGCGAAGCTATCGCTGATCAACGTGTCGGATCAATGAGTTCGGAAAAGAAAACACGCCGGTTGAACCGAGTCGCCCCGCGCGCCGTGCCGTTGTCAGGGGGAGGCAAGCCCGTCCACCCCCTTCCAGCGAGGTTTTCTTGACCCCCTCCATTCCGACCGCGTCGCGAGGAGATTCCGTGACCACCGATGCACCACCGCCCCAGGGCGGCCCGGACGCCCAGCCCGCCGGGCCCACGACGGAGCAGTTCGTCGCGGTGCAGGAGAGCGCGGAATTCGGCGAACTGCGCCGCGCCCACCGCTCGTTCGCCTTCCCCCTGACCGTCGCCTTCATCGCCTGGTACCTGCTGTACGTACTGATGTCGAACTACGCCGGTGGCTTCATGGGCACCAAGGTCGTCGGCAACATCAACGTCGCCCTCGTCTTCGGGCTCGCCCAGTTCCTGACGACCTTCCTCATCGCCTGGTTCTACTCGCGGCACGCGGCGACCAAGCTCGACCCGAAGGGCGCCGCGATCAAGTCCCGTCTGGAGGCCGGAGAATGAGCACGCTTGCCGCGACATTCGGCAGCACGGGCTGGCAGCTCGCCGCAGGCGAGGGGGCCAGCGAGCACCGCACGCTGATCATCACTCTTTTCGCCCTGTTCGTCGTCGCCACCCTCGGCATCACCGTCTGGGCGGGACGCCAGACCAAGAGCGCCGCGGACTTCTACGCGGGCGGCCGTCAGTTCACCGGCTTCCAGAACGGCCTGGCGATCTCCGGCGACTACATGTCCGCCGCCTCCTTCCTCGGCATCGCGGGCTCCATCGCCCTCTTCGGCTACGACGGCTTCCTGTACTCGATCGGCTTCCTGGTCGCCTGGCTGGTCGCCCTGCTCCTGGTCGCCGAACCGCTGCGCAACTCCGGCCGCTACACGATGGGCGACGTCCTCGCCTACCGCATGAGGCAGCGCCCGGTCCGCACGGCCGCGGGCACCTCGACGATCGTCGTGTCGATCTTCTACCTGCTCGCGCAGATGGCCGGAGCGGGCGTCCTGGTCTCGCTGCTGCTCGGTATCACCAGCGACGGCGGCAAGATCGCCATCGTCGCCCTGGTCGGCGTCCTGATGATCGTGTACGTCACCATCGGCGGCATGAAGGGCACCACCTGGGTGCAGATGGTCAAGGCCGTCCTGCTCATCGCGGGCACGCTCCTCATCACCTTCCTGATCCTGCTGAAGTTCAACTTCAACGTCTCCGACCTGCTCGGCGCCGCCGCCACCAACAGCGGCAAGGAAGGGTTCCTGGAGCCCGGCCTCAAGTACGGCGCCAGTGCCATGTCCAAGCTGGACTTCCTCTCGCTGGGCATCGCCCTGGTCCTCGGCACGGCCGGACTGCCGCACATCCTGATCCGCTTCTACACCGTCCCGACCGCGCAGGCCGCCCGGAAGTCCGTCAACTGGGCCATCGGCATCATCGGTGCGTTCTACCTGATGACGATCGTGCTCGGCTTCGGCGCCGCCGCCCTCCTCAAGCCGGGCGACATCACCGCCTCCAACAAGGCGGGCAACACCGCGGCCCCGCTCGCCGCCCTCGAAATCGGCGGCGGCTCGGGATCCACCGGCGGCGCGATCCTCCTCGCCGTGATCTCCGCGGTCGCCTTCGCCACGATCCTCGCGGTCGTCGCGGGCCTCACCCTCGCCTCGTCGTCCTCGTTCGCGCACGACATCTACGCGAACGTCATCCGGCGCGGCAAGGCCACCGAGAAGGAGGAGATGAAGGCCGCCCGCTGGGCCACCGTCCTCATCGGCATCGTCTCCATCGCGCTCGGCGCGCTCGCCCGCGACCTCAACGTGGCGGGGCTCGTCGCCCTCGCCTTCGCGGTCGCCGCGTCCGCCAACCTGCCGACGATCCTCTACAGCCTCTTCTGGAAGCGCTTCACCACCCAGGGCGCCCTGTGGTCGATCTACGGCGGCCTCTTCACGGCGGTCTTCCTCGTGCTCTTCTCGCCGGTCGTCTCCGGCAAGCCGACCTCGATGTTCAAGGGCGTCGACTTCGCCTGGTTCCCGCTGGAGAACCCGGGCCTGATCTCGATCCCGCTGGGCTTCCTGCTCGGCTGGCTCGGCTCGGTCCTCTCGAAGGAGGAGCCCGACAAGGGCAAGTACGCCGAGCTGGAGGTCAAGTCCCTCACCGGCACCGGAGCCCACTGACCGGTATCCACCGGTACGTACCATCAGGGCCGCGTCGTAGGACTCTACGACGCGGCCCTGCCACGACTCGTGCCAATCGGCCCTCCGGCGTTGTCAGTGCCGTCGCGTACTGTCGAAGGCATCAGTCACCCATCGGGGAGGGGGCCCACAGTGCTCATCGACACCTTTGGCCGGGTCGCCACCGACCTTCGTGTTTCTCTCACGGACCGCTGCAACCTGCGGTGCACGTACTGCATGCCCGAAGAGGGCCTCCAGTGGCTCGGCAAGTCCGATCTGCTCACCGACGACGAGATCGTCCGGCTGATCCGCATCGCCGTCACCGAGCTGGGCATCACCGAGGTCCGCTTCACCGGCGGCGAACCCCTGCTCCGGCCCGGCCTCGTCGGGATCGTCGAGCGCTGCGCCGCCCTCCGGCCCCGCCCGAAGATGTCGCTGACCACCAACGGCATCGGTCTCAAGCGCACCGCCACCGCCCTCAAGGCGGCGGGCCTCGACCGGGTCAACGTCTCCCTGGACACCCTGCGCCCCGACGTCTTCAAGACCCTCACCCGGCGCTCCCGCCACCAGGACGTCCTCGACGGCATGGCCGCCGCCCGTGACGCCGGACTCACCCCGGTCAAGGTCAACGCCGTCCTGATGCCGGGCCTCAACGACGACGAGGCCCCCGACCTCCTCGCCTGGGCCGTGGAGAACGGGTACGAGCTGCGCTTCATCGAGCAGATGCCACTGGACGCCCAGCACGGCTGGAAGCGCGACGGCATGATCACCGCCGGTGACATCCTGGAATCCCTGCGCACCCGCTTCACCCTCACCGAGGAGGGCGACACCGAGCGCGGCTCCGCACCCGCCGAGCGCTGGGTGGTCGACGGCGGCCCGCACCGGGTCGGCGTCATCGCGTCCGTCACCCGCCCGTTCTGCGGCGCCTGCGACCGCACCCGGCTCACCGCCGACGGCCAGGTCCGCACCTGCCTGTTCGCCCGCGAGGAGTCCGACCTGCGGGCCGCCCTGCGCTCGGACGCCACCGACCAGGAGATCGCGGAGCTCTGGAAGGTCGCCATGTGGGGCAAGAAGGCGGGCTCGGGCCTCGACGACCCGACGTTCCTCCAGCCGGACCGCCCGAT
It contains:
- the moaA gene encoding GTP 3',8-cyclase MoaA; amino-acid sequence: MLIDTFGRVATDLRVSLTDRCNLRCTYCMPEEGLQWLGKSDLLTDDEIVRLIRIAVTELGITEVRFTGGEPLLRPGLVGIVERCAALRPRPKMSLTTNGIGLKRTATALKAAGLDRVNVSLDTLRPDVFKTLTRRSRHQDVLDGMAAARDAGLTPVKVNAVLMPGLNDDEAPDLLAWAVENGYELRFIEQMPLDAQHGWKRDGMITAGDILESLRTRFTLTEEGDTERGSAPAERWVVDGGPHRVGVIASVTRPFCGACDRTRLTADGQVRTCLFAREESDLRAALRSDATDQEIAELWKVAMWGKKAGSGLDDPTFLQPDRPMSAIGG
- a CDS encoding cation acetate symporter, translating into MSTLAATFGSTGWQLAAGEGASEHRTLIITLFALFVVATLGITVWAGRQTKSAADFYAGGRQFTGFQNGLAISGDYMSAASFLGIAGSIALFGYDGFLYSIGFLVAWLVALLLVAEPLRNSGRYTMGDVLAYRMRQRPVRTAAGTSTIVVSIFYLLAQMAGAGVLVSLLLGITSDGGKIAIVALVGVLMIVYVTIGGMKGTTWVQMVKAVLLIAGTLLITFLILLKFNFNVSDLLGAAATNSGKEGFLEPGLKYGASAMSKLDFLSLGIALVLGTAGLPHILIRFYTVPTAQAARKSVNWAIGIIGAFYLMTIVLGFGAAALLKPGDITASNKAGNTAAPLAALEIGGGSGSTGGAILLAVISAVAFATILAVVAGLTLASSSSFAHDIYANVIRRGKATEKEEMKAARWATVLIGIVSIALGALARDLNVAGLVALAFAVAASANLPTILYSLFWKRFTTQGALWSIYGGLFTAVFLVLFSPVVSGKPTSMFKGVDFAWFPLENPGLISIPLGFLLGWLGSVLSKEEPDKGKYAELEVKSLTGTGAH
- a CDS encoding DUF485 domain-containing protein, which encodes MTTDAPPPQGGPDAQPAGPTTEQFVAVQESAEFGELRRAHRSFAFPLTVAFIAWYLLYVLMSNYAGGFMGTKVVGNINVALVFGLAQFLTTFLIAWFYSRHAATKLDPKGAAIKSRLEAGE